Within Flavobacterium pisciphilum, the genomic segment CTGATGGTAAAAAAAACAGGCAAAGAAATAATAAACCAAATTTTAGAGATTGTGATAATGTACAATTCTTTTTAAAAACTAATATATTTTCATTAACCGAAGAATTAGTTCTTGTATTTAACCTAAAAACAAAAGCACAACTATTTATTATACAGATGGTTATTATATTTTTGATTGCTATAAAACAATCTATGTAGTTTTTGGAACCCATTACAAAGTAAAATTGGTATTATTAATTCAAGTGCAAACTTACCCCTAGTCAGTCAGGATAAGGGTTTCAAATACGGATTATAACTTACACAAAAAGGATTGTTTTTATTTAGACTCAATACATATATGAAATATATAGCGTATATTTGCACATAATAAAGTAAGAATTTCCATGCAACTTAAAACCACGATAAAAGATAAAAATTATAAACTCTGTGACCAGATGTTTTTTGGAGAAGAAAACCAGACTTATGATCTTATCGAAGAAATCAATACCTATAATGACCCTGAATATGGTACTATAAAAGACAGCCATACATTAGCTGGGCCATTTTTCATAAATTATATTGAGTTAGATTTACTTAAGCCTATCAAAATTGAATATTATACAGATGAACCTGTCATACAAATGTTCTTTTTTATGAAAGGGTGTTCTAATCTCATGCATCATCAAATACACCACTTACCTGCTGGAACAAAACTGGCAAAACTTCCTGCTACTACAGCAGTACTAGAATATCTTTCGATATTAATCCCGCAAGATGCCTATACCACACTTGTTGATTCATTAGATTTAGATTTCGAATTCATCTCGACTTGCTCTAATGAAAATCCTGCAAAGCAAATAAAATATAGCGAAATCATGTCGCCAGAAATTTTAACTGCTGTAAGAGATATTGTTTCTTGCGAAAGAACAGGGCATTTTCGTAGAATGTACATGGAAACAAAAGTTACAGAGTTAGTGTTACTACAACTAGAACAGTTAACGCAAACACTAAATACTTCTATTAACATTCCAAAAATTGACATAGAAAGAATGCATCATGCTAGAGAATTGGTTACACAAAATATTGTTACACCTTGCTCTCTAATTGACCTTGCTCGTAAAGTGGGAACCAATGAATTTAAGTTGAAGAAATACTTTAAAGAACTATTTGGTACAACCGTTTTTGGATACTTAAACGAACTAAAAATGAACGAGGCCAAACAAAAATTATTAAAGGAAGAACTTAATATATATCAAGTAGCCGAATCACTGGGATATAAAACTCCTAATCATTTTAGTACAGCATTCCGTAAATATTTTGGTTATTCGCCTAGTCAAATCAAGAGTCAGGCTAATCAAATAGGCACCAGCTTTGCAAAAGCAAAAGAAGTAATAATTGGTATCTTCTGCCCGCTTTTCACAGAAGTATCAGCCTTAGATGTATTACTTATTTATTAAAAAAACACCAACTCATTCATTTCAATCAAGTTGCATTTCTGAGTTATCTGCTATCTCTTTTCTTTATTTTATTAACAAAGAAAAGGATGTCACTATTATATATAGTAAGTTAGAAATTTAGCAACCAAACCTTTCTATCCTGATTTTTGCCTTTTAGAAAACCCTTACCCTTTTTTAGTAGAAAATAAATTTTCTACTACCCAAGCAGGGCCAATCATTAAAAACTGAAGGTCTTTTAAGAAAGATGGTTTTTTACCTTCAATATTATGTCCATAAAATTGACCAATCCATGCGATAACAAAAACACCAATAGAAAAAATCCATAATGGGAAAACCTGCCCGATATAATAATTCACAACTAGACAAATTGCAGATAAAATAGCAATCTTAAAAGCCATTGCAACTGACAATCGGATATAAAAAACAAGAACAAAAAGCAACACCACCGCAGCCCAATTCTCGATTATTGGAGCATTCAGTTTTAAAGTATTGGCAATAAAACCACTCGGAATACACATCAATAAACCTACAATCGAAAAGTAAATAGCCGGAACACATACATAATGTATTGCTTTGTTCTTCGGATTCTGATGACTTACTGCATATTCTTCAAACCATTGTTCTAACGTTCTCATATTTCAGGCTTTAGGCATACGTAAATCTAATAAAATTTCTTTTTAGTTTATCGATTTAGGAAATTTTATTCAGAAAGGTATTGTTCAGGGAGATTCAAAGAGACTAAGGCTATAAGTTATATAGTAACAAAGACTACTGTTTGTGTGTGAAATAATTACAATTACACCCAATACAATACAATACAATACAATACAATCTCAATCTTGTCTCTGCACAATCTTGTCATTCTGAGGAACGAAGAATCTCTACAATCTATTCCACACAAAGAAAATTATATTGGAGAGTTTCTCGTGGAGATTCCTCCTACGTCGGAAAGACAAGATTGTGCAGAGAAAGACTATACAAACCTAGTTTATGAAAAGTTAACAATTAAATAAATTGTAAGTTTTAACTTTCTTTATTTAAAATATCATATTAACTTAGCCTAATGCAAATACATGAAGGATATCACACATATTATATTTATATAATCACAAATAAAGCAAAAACAGTTTTATATATTGGTGTAACCAATAACTTAAAAATAAGACTAGGACAACATAAAAAAAACATATTAGTCGGTAATAAAACTTTTGCCTCAAAGTATAATGTCCAATTTTTGCTTTACTTCGAAAAATTCACATGGATTCAACTAGCTATTGCAAGAGAAAAAGAAATAAAAGGATGGAAAAGAGATAAAAAAATACAACTTATAAAATCAATCAACCCCGATCTAAATTTCTTAGATTTTCTATTTGAATAATCCAAAAAAACAATTACACCCAATACATTCTCAA encodes:
- a CDS encoding GIY-YIG nuclease family protein; this encodes MQIHEGYHTYYIYIITNKAKTVLYIGVTNNLKIRLGQHKKNILVGNKTFASKYNVQFLLYFEKFTWIQLAIAREKEIKGWKRDKKIQLIKSINPDLNFLDFLFE
- a CDS encoding helix-turn-helix transcriptional regulator, whose translation is MFFGEENQTYDLIEEINTYNDPEYGTIKDSHTLAGPFFINYIELDLLKPIKIEYYTDEPVIQMFFFMKGCSNLMHHQIHHLPAGTKLAKLPATTAVLEYLSILIPQDAYTTLVDSLDLDFEFISTCSNENPAKQIKYSEIMSPEILTAVRDIVSCERTGHFRRMYMETKVTELVLLQLEQLTQTLNTSINIPKIDIERMHHARELVTQNIVTPCSLIDLARKVGTNEFKLKKYFKELFGTTVFGYLNELKMNEAKQKLLKEELNIYQVAESLGYKTPNHFSTAFRKYFGYSPSQIKSQANQIGTSFAKAKEVIIGIFCPLFTEVSALDVLLIY
- a CDS encoding DUF962 domain-containing protein, with translation MRTLEQWFEEYAVSHQNPKNKAIHYVCVPAIYFSIVGLLMCIPSGFIANTLKLNAPIIENWAAVVLLFVLVFYIRLSVAMAFKIAILSAICLVVNYYIGQVFPLWIFSIGVFVIAWIGQFYGHNIEGKKPSFLKDLQFLMIGPAWVVENLFSTKKG